The stretch of DNA TAAAATAATTATCCCCGTAAATGGCGTTACAATATTATAGACTCAATAATGTTGAAAGTTTCTTTATGGTAGAAATAGATTATGGTGTGAATGATAGAATCTACACTATTTTATTTTCTACTAGTGACTTTCTCTTCGGCCATCATTTCTGCTCTGCTTATGCTTGGTTTTCTGAGTTCAAGAATTGTGGCTACTTTCAAGATTTAACTTACAATTTCAGTCTTAAAGTATGAGTTATGTCCTGACCAGAGCTCATTTGTGGAAGGCATCATCACCACTGCAAACATCATAGTCATGCTCTTTGTTATCTGTGCTGGTGGATGGTTAGGATTCAGGAATGGCTGGGTCGGTTATAAAGGGCCAGAAGGGTAAAGTTAAATTTCTTTCTTCATATAATCAAAATGAACACTTTGACCTACCAAATTGGATTTTGAAACTTTTAACTTGCTTGGCTGGCATACAGTTACTTCCCTAATGGTGTTGGTGGAGTCATTTCTGGATCGGCAACCCTCTTCTTCGCGTTCATTGGCTTCGACACAGTAGCTAGCACGGCTGAGGAGGTCAGCTTGCATTCCTCATGTACTGAATTCTATTTGTGTTCTTCTGAATTTCACTACACTTTCAGTGCAATGGCACGATCACTTTAATTTGGTTGGGCTAAGTGATTTCCAGGTGAAGAATCCTCAGCGCGATCTTCCACTGGGGATGGGCCTGACACTGTCCCTGTGCTGCTTCCTCTACATGATGGTCTCTGCTGTTGTGGTTGGTCTGGTTCCCTATCACGCGATTGATCCTAACACTCCTATTTCTTCTGCGTTTGGGCAATACGGGATGCAGTGGGCAGAGTAAGTTCCAGATTCCCTTCCAGCTGAAATGCTGAAATAATCCAGCTGAGATGGAGATTATTTGCATCGTTTGTCTAGTCTATGTCAGTCATTGAACAATTTTTACCCCATTGAAATGTAGGTATGTTGTTTCCAGTGGGGCTGTTCTTGCCCTCGTAGCATCCTTGATAGGCGGTATTCTTCCCCAGGTATGCGTCTCAGAATTGAGAACTCAAGCATTGTTGAGCTCACTTTTGATTTCAGTAGTTTCCTACTTTCTATGAGGAATGATATGCGTTATGTGACTTAGAAATTCGAAAAAAAAACTACTGTTTTGAAACATGTTGCAGTTAAATGTAATACGTTATACGTGATGATTCAATATGTAAGAAGACATGCACGATTGATATATTTACCTATCTTGAGGGGAAGTTTGTTGTAATAGGTGCGATTATTAGGGACCCTCTGACAAATTCAGTTAAATAAAGAGCGGTGTGTGGTCAGAGAAGGCTACCCTCCGATTTCCCCAAATAAAcaaacacaaaaacaaaataatcaATAAGTTTATTTGTGGTAGGAATGTAGCAGCTCATTATATATTCCATTTGAGGAAGAAATGTTTATCCAAAATTAAACCATGATTAGCTGATCCTTATTGTTTACATGACACTTTTGGTCAgccaagaattataatggctATGGCTAGAGATGGATTGCTTCCGCCCCTGTTCTCAGCTGTTAATCGACAAACTCAAGTGCCAATGTTGAGCACAATTTTGACAGGGACGTGTGCTGCTATCCTGGCTTTTTTCATGGACGTCTCCCAATTGGCAGGGATGGTAATATGCTAATTATCATGTAAAATGGTAGCATTGCTGGATGCAGATATATTCCAGGTGATAATAGTTTCTTGATCTGTTTGTTCAGGTAAGCGTGGGAACCTTATTGGCATTTACTACGGTTGCCATTTCTGTTTTAGTAGTAAGATATGCTCCTCCATATGAGATGCCAATGGAAGTGGCTCTTGCAGGAACACCTGAGACATTAACTTCATGCTCTGGGCACTCAGAACAGGATGAGCAAAATTTGGAAGATCCTTTTGGCAATGGTAATGAGAAGATTGGTTTTCTCTTGACTGTTAAGTCAAGTTATAGCAGGAATTCTGTTTGCCAGTTTTAGCTTGCATTCACAAATCACACTGTAATGAGGTCTGGCTGACAAGTTAGCTCCACCTTGTTCTCCACCTTGTTGATATCTTCGTTTTATTATTATTTGTGTTTTGCATATGAAATGCTTGCAAGATATCTCCACCAGAAGACCATTACTTCAGATATCACATTCCTAGTTTTACATTCATGACTACTGAGATAATTTGTTTTCTgacttttttcctttctttatcTGGAATTGGTTCAAAAAGCACCTGCTGTCAGTGAGATAGTCAGCAAAGCAAGGCGACAGAAAGCCATGAGAAGCATAGTATTGATATGCCTTGGGGCCATCATCTTCATTTCTGCggtttctctctcctctttgCCATTGTAAGTGATAGGTCACCACCACCTGTATCTCAGTGGGCACCATTTCAAATATCTGGTTCTATAATGTGCAAACAAAGTAATTGGATACTGTTCCTGGGACCGAAGAGCACAACCAGAattgcatcatcatcatcatcatcatcgctaTTGCTATTTTTTGGGCAATTAAAAAAGCAACATCATCTGATCCTGTTTTGTTTTCCGTAGTTATGTGCGAATGACTGCATGCACCATAGGCGGGCCGCTACTGTTGAGTTCTTCCATTGTGCTTTTGTGCATTGGACAAGATAAGAGCTCTTTGGGACAAACTGGAGGTATAAGCTCGGGGACATGGACATTAGCAGTTCTGCAAACTTGGTGAAATTTGAGTGAGAAATCCAGTGCAATTCAGTACAATCTCAAATTGCCTCTTTGTTTGTCCTAGGCTTCATGTGCCCATTGGTTCCATTCCTTCCAATTTGTTGCATCATCGTCAACGCATACCTGCTTATGAACCTTGGGTAAGAAATATGGGTTAtagccacttttttttttgtttatcgTTTATGCTTTTACAATTTGTGCAGCCTGCTATTTTCTGAAAGATATGCAGATTTCATAAGACAGTCAGTTTGATCAAGCAACACATAATTCTATTGAGCTAATCTGCAGTTTTATGAAACCAGACGAAATTTAGCGACTTACTTTACAGATATCAAGATATCAGAATTTCTAGATAGCTACCTACGCTTTGTAGGAATCCCGAAGGTAATCTTGACCTCACGTTTCAACTCAAATGATTGCAGGAGTCACACATGGATTCGTGTTTCCATATGGATGGCGGCTGGCGCGCTCATATACCTCTTCTACGGCCTGAAACACAGTTCATTAGCAGGCATGGCCTACCATCGCATATCGCATTCGTAGTTCAACGTTGGGTTTGGGTAGACTTCTTTTGCATTTCTAC from Panicum virgatum strain AP13 chromosome 9K, P.virgatum_v5, whole genome shotgun sequence encodes:
- the LOC120650970 gene encoding cationic amino acid transporter 3, mitochondrial-like, which encodes MGGPSWPDLQCLLRRKPAAASSAGRAEAADGGGGQHLAKTLTIPHLAAIGVGSTIGAGIYVLVGTVAREHTGPGLTVSFLIAGVAAALSALCYAELSCCFPSAGSAYHYSYICIGESVAWLIGWALILEYTIGGSSVARGISPNLALFFGGQDKLPFFLAQVHVKGLDTPVDPCAAILVLIVTALLCLGIKESSFVEGIITTANIIVMLFVICAGGWLGFRNGWVGYKGPEGYFPNGVGGVISGSATLFFAFIGFDTVASTAEEVKNPQRDLPLGMGLTLSLCCFLYMMVSAVVVGLVPYHAIDPNTPISSAFGQYGMQWAEYVVSSGAVLALVASLIGGILPQPRIIMAMARDGLLPPLFSAVNRQTQVPMLSTILTGTCAAILAFFMDVSQLAGMVSVGTLLAFTTVAISVLVVRYAPPYEMPMEVALAGTPETLTSCSGHSEQDEQNLEDPFGNAPAVSEIVSKARRQKAMRSIVLICLGAIIFISAVSLSSLPFYVRMTACTIGGPLLLSSSIVLLCIGQDKSSLGQTGGFMCPLVPFLPICCIIVNAYLLMNLGSHTWIRVSIWMAAGALIYLFYGLKHSSLAGMAYHRISHS